Below is a window of Zymoseptoria tritici IPO323 chromosome 9, whole genome shotgun sequence DNA.
TGACATGAGGTTCAAAGAATGCCTCCGAAGCGAAAGGCCTCCTTCGCCCTGACATGATCTCGCTCAACGAATGCGGCGGTCTGGCAACTCAGGAACCATCTCAattcttcgcctcttgcacTTCGACCCTCGATCGAGGAGACCGTACGAAACTGCGCTCATCCAGGCCAAGCTTGTCTAAGACACCGTTCAGAGTCAATCCACCACGCAATGACGTTGATCGTCTCCCGGCTTTGTGGTGCTCTATCCGGATCCTCTTAGCTTTCCTGGGCAATCTCAAGGACTTGCCGTAAGGAGGAAACCAGGCCTTGGCATACCACTGTTGGAATGCTATCTCTGCCTCTCCACGCGACGATCGTGGTAGAGAACCACCTCATCTACGGTTGAGATTCTTGGCGATGACCTTGGAGCGCATGGTAGGTTGACTTTCTCGCGCCTCATGTCTTCGAGGGTATAAGGATACAGTCCACTCCGCTCGACTTCATGTTCCTCTACCCGTCCAGTCTTCTACCTTCCCTCGTCAATCCCCGGCATGCGCCTCCTCACTTCTCTCCTGctctcagcagcagcaacgcTCACCCAGGCAGCTCGCCCCTTCCTCGAAGAACCAGAAACCGGCCAAACCACCACCTTTGCCAATGTCTCCTCCTCGGAATCATCCCTCCCCAATCTAGAGGATGTATGGGCCCTCTCCGACTTCCAACACATCGCCGAACGCCACATGAACACAACAGCCTACACATACTACCGCGCCGCTGCCGCCGGTGAATTCTCCTACCGCAACAATCTCGAAACCTTCGCCcgtctccgcctccgtcCGCGCGTGATgcgcaacatcaacaacatctccgcctccctccccaCGCCCATCCTCAACCACACCTTCTCCGCCCCCTTCTTCATCGCGCCCGCCGCACGCGCGGGCTACGCCCACCCCGACGGTGAACTCGCTCTTGTccgcgccgccgccgaggaaAACATCCTCTACATCCCCTCTGAcctctcctcccgctccAAAGCCGACATCCAATCCGCCCGTGCCGAGGGCCAAGTCCTCTTCCAACAACTCTACCTCGACCCGCTCAACACCACCGCAACCACCCTCCAGATCCGCGAAGCGGAGTCCCTCACCTTCCAAGCCTTGATCCTCACCGTCGACTCCCCCGCCAACAACGTCCGGCACCGCGCCTGGCGGTATGGAGTCGGATCAGCAGACGACGCCCTCACGAGTCTAACATGGGATCAATGGGCCGAGTTGCAAGCCACTACCCGGCTGCCCATCATCCCGAAAGGAATCCAAACCTGGGAAGACGCCGTCATCGCGCACTCCTACGGCGTCCGAGCAATCTACCTCTCCAACCACGGCGGTCGAGCGGTCGATACCTCCCCTTCCCCTCTCGAAGTCGCGATTGAAATCCACCAGAATGCAGCCTGGATTTTCGACGAGGTTGAGGTATGGGCCGACGGCGGCGTGCGCTATGGAACGGACGTGTTGAAATTTCTGGCGCTGGGCGTGAAAGCCGTGGGTTTGGCGCGGCCGTTTATGTATGCGAATGTTTATGGGGAGGACGGGGTCAGGAAGGCGG
It encodes the following:
- a CDS encoding uncharacterized protein (conserved hypothetical protein; unknown function, predicted secreted), translated to MRLLTSLLLSAAATLTQAARPFLEEPETGQTTTFANVSSSESSLPNLEDVWALSDFQHIAERHMNTTAYTYYRAAAAGEFSYRNNLETFARLRLRPRVMRNINNISASLPTPILNHTFSAPFFIAPAARAGYAHPDGELALVRAAAEENILYIPSDLSSRSKADIQSARAEGQVLFQQLYLDPLNTTATTLQIREAESLTFQALILTVDSPANNVRHRAWRYGVGSADDALTSLTWDQWAELQATTRLPIIPKGIQTWEDAVIAHSYGVRAIYLSNHGGRAVDTSPSPLEVAIEIHQNAAWIFDEVEVWADGGVRYGTDVLKFLALGVKAVGLARPFMYANVYGEDGVRKAAQLLKREVMLDAANAGIGDLKQMNSSWVDVEGFPNAWGMR